The Rhinoraja longicauda isolate Sanriku21f chromosome 19, sRhiLon1.1, whole genome shotgun sequence genome includes a window with the following:
- the LOC144602844 gene encoding uncharacterized protein LOC144602844, which translates to MVDVESPGVDFSTAATSPLLLLPLLLPAAAAAPLLAEEEDEEEAAAVDIAVAVKKKRRPYRHKKFGCTVAEQIMKAVAATRERRGLSVAAVKKLLSASGYNLARNNSRVNQAVRTLVSKGSLVQTTGSGASGSVRLGRSGPQETMAAAAKVPSGATARRTVVSAARRKPPAAKKSRRRLTARRGGGRKRHSRLKKAAGRRHKAGGGPLRKVNRWKTIRVMKRATKGRISRRRAKAEAKIAPESVKPTDLVDEKATLSQNTEPNKG; encoded by the coding sequence ATGGTAGACGTGGAATCGCCGGGCGTGGACTTCTCCACCGCGGCCACCTCGCCACTGCTGCTACTGCCGCTGCTGCtaccggcggcggcggcggcgccgcTCCTCGCTGAGGAGGAGGACGAGGAGGAGGCGGCCGCGGTGGACATCGCGGTGGCCGTGAAGAAGAAGCGGAGGCCGTACCGCCACAAGAAGTTCGGCTGCACCGTGGCCGAGCAGATCATGAAGGCGGTGGCGGCGACCAGGGAGCGGCGGGGGCTGTCGGTGGCCGCCGTGAAGAAGTTGCTGTCGGCCAGCGGCTACAACCTGGCCCGCAACAACTCGCGGGTCAACCAGGCCGTGCGCACTCTGGTGAGCaaaggctcgctggtgcagacgaCGGGCAGCGGCGCCTCGGGCTCGGTCAGGCTGGGCAGAAGCGGCCCGCAGGAGACGATGGCGGCGGCGGCCAAGGTGCCGTCGGGGGCGACCGCCCGCAGGACGGTGGTGTCGGCCGCCAGGAGGAAGCCGCCGGCGGCCAAGAAGTCGAGGAGGAGGCTGACGGCGAGGAGGGGCGGCGGCAGGAAGAGGCACAGCCGCTTGAAGAAGGCGGCGGGCAGGCGCCACAAGGCCGGCGGCGGCCCCTTGAGGAAGGTGAACCGCTGGAAAACCATCCGGGTGATGAAGAGGGCGACCAAGGGCCGCATCTCCAGACGGAGAGCAAAGGCGGAAGCGAAGATCGCGCCGGAGAGTGTCAAGCCGACAGACTTGGTGGATGAGAAAGCGACTCTTTCCCAAAACACTGAACCGAACAAGGGCTGA
- the LOC144602845 gene encoding histone H2B type 1-A-like yields MPTAGSVSTAASVVGAKGAISKKGSKKTAMKMTRKGDKKHRKARKESYSAYIYKVLKQVHPDTGISSKAMSVSNSFVNDIFERIASEASRLVHYTRRQTISSREIQSAVRLLLPGELAKHAVSEGTKAVTKYTNSSK; encoded by the coding sequence ATGCCGACCGCCGGTTCCGTCTCCACCGCCGCCTCGGTGGTGGGCGCCAAGGGCGCCATCTCCAAGAAGGGCTCGAAGAAAACCGCCATGAAGATGACCAGGAAAGGCGACAAGAAGCACAGGAAGGCCAGGAAGGAGAGCTACAGCGCCTACATCTACAAGGTGCTGAAGCAGGTGCACCCGGACACGGGCATCTCCTCCAAGGCCATGAGCGTCAGCAACTCCTTCGTCAACGACATCTTCGAGCGCATCGCCTCCGAGGCCTCCCGCCTGGTGCACTACACCCGCCGCCAGACCATCTCCTCCCGGGAGATCCAGAGCGCCGTCCGCCTGCTGTTGCCCGGAGAGTTGGCCAAACACGCCGTCTCGGAAGGGACGAAAGCGGTCACCAAATACACCAACTCCTCCAAGTAG